Proteins from a genomic interval of Ferrovibrio terrae:
- a CDS encoding imelysin family protein: MIRSILAAAILGLGLLGGMPALAAETGKAAVLKTYADIAQAIYDDSVSTARNLQKAVNALIARPSEATMKAAREAWIAARVPYQQSEVFRFGNPVVDAWEGRVNAWPLDEGLIDYVDAGKYGEESDENPLYAANVIANKKLSFGGKTMNTSQINWRLLRNLHEVGGVEANVATGYHAVEFLLWGQDLNGTGPGAGNRPWTDYAKQGCTNGNCDRRAQYLSVATQILVEDLAFMAKQWAADGEARKALTVKGVDAGISMMITGIGSLSYGELAGERMKLGLLLHDPEEEHDCFSDNTHNSHYYNVVGMLNVYGGEYKRVNGSMVKGASLSQLVRGGAADLDTEMRGKLKATLDAMTAIKQRAETKEAYDQMLADGNAEGNAVIQAAIDRLTDQTRMLERVVGSLKLKATFEGSDSLDAPDKVGKK, translated from the coding sequence ATGATCCGCTCAATTCTGGCAGCAGCAATTCTTGGCCTCGGCCTGCTGGGAGGTATGCCGGCGCTGGCTGCAGAAACCGGCAAAGCGGCCGTGCTGAAGACCTATGCCGATATTGCGCAGGCGATCTACGATGATTCCGTCAGTACCGCGCGTAACCTGCAGAAGGCCGTAAATGCGCTGATTGCCAGGCCGTCGGAGGCGACGATGAAGGCGGCGCGCGAGGCCTGGATCGCGGCCCGCGTTCCCTATCAGCAGTCGGAAGTTTTCCGCTTCGGCAATCCGGTGGTCGACGCGTGGGAAGGCCGCGTCAATGCCTGGCCGCTCGATGAAGGCCTGATCGACTATGTCGATGCCGGCAAATATGGCGAGGAGTCGGACGAGAACCCGCTTTATGCCGCTAACGTCATCGCCAACAAGAAGCTGAGCTTCGGCGGCAAGACGATGAATACCAGCCAGATCAACTGGCGCCTGCTGCGCAACCTGCATGAAGTGGGTGGTGTTGAGGCCAATGTAGCCACCGGTTACCATGCGGTGGAATTCCTGCTCTGGGGCCAGGACCTGAACGGCACTGGCCCGGGCGCCGGCAACCGTCCCTGGACCGATTATGCCAAGCAGGGTTGCACCAACGGCAACTGCGACCGTCGTGCGCAGTATCTGTCGGTTGCCACCCAGATTCTGGTCGAGGACCTGGCCTTCATGGCCAAGCAGTGGGCCGCAGACGGCGAAGCGCGCAAGGCGCTGACCGTCAAGGGCGTAGATGCCGGCATCAGCATGATGATCACCGGCATCGGCAGTCTGTCCTACGGTGAACTGGCCGGCGAGCGCATGAAGCTCGGCCTGCTGCTGCATGATCCCGAAGAAGAGCATGACTGCTTCTCCGACAACACCCACAATTCGCATTACTACAACGTCGTCGGCATGCTGAATGTCTATGGTGGTGAATATAAGCGCGTGAACGGCAGCATGGTGAAGGGCGCCAGCCTGAGCCAGCTGGTGCGCGGCGGTGCGGCGGACCTTGATACCGAGATGCGCGGTAAGCTGAAGGCGACTCTGGATGCGATGACCGCGATCAAGCAGCGTGCCGAGACCAAGGAAGCCTATGACCAGATGCTGGCCGACGGCAACGCGGAGGGTAATGCCGTGATCCAGGCTGCTATCGACCGGCTGACCGACCAGACCAGGATGCTCGAGCGCGTCGTGGGGTCGCTGAAGCTGAAAGCGACCTTTGAAGGTTCGGACAGCCTCGATGCACCCGACAAGGTCGGCAAGAAGTAA
- a CDS encoding energy transducer TonB: MRATVTSWVVSVSAHLAAIAFLLFGFPFFQKPIQAEEKFQGIEVLLLAAAPPEPQVVNIPPPPPPPPPPPPEVDPITTKSEEPDLEPAPPPKPKPVVRRPAPPPPPQPPKEQPKVETPPQPVYQPPQQQVAVAPPAPVNSAPRVVVNPDAEANYYAQLLAWLEKNKEYPRRAQLRRMEGVAHLRFVIDENGRVMSYKIERSSGHDALDDAVERMIAKASPLPPIPPSLGKSRLDVVVPVQFFLK; this comes from the coding sequence ATGCGCGCAACAGTCACATCCTGGGTCGTCTCGGTCAGCGCCCATCTCGCTGCGATTGCGTTCCTGCTGTTCGGATTCCCGTTTTTCCAGAAGCCGATCCAGGCCGAGGAAAAATTCCAGGGCATAGAGGTTCTGCTGCTGGCGGCTGCGCCGCCGGAGCCGCAGGTGGTGAATATTCCGCCGCCACCGCCCCCGCCGCCGCCACCACCGCCGGAAGTCGATCCGATCACAACGAAGTCGGAGGAGCCGGACCTTGAACCGGCACCCCCGCCCAAGCCCAAGCCCGTTGTGCGTCGGCCGGCTCCGCCGCCTCCGCCACAGCCGCCCAAGGAACAGCCGAAGGTGGAAACCCCGCCACAGCCAGTCTACCAGCCGCCGCAGCAGCAGGTGGCTGTTGCTCCGCCTGCACCGGTGAACTCGGCGCCACGCGTCGTGGTCAATCCGGATGCCGAGGCGAACTACTACGCCCAGTTGCTGGCCTGGCTGGAGAAGAACAAGGAATATCCGCGCCGCGCCCAGTTGCGCCGCATGGAAGGCGTGGCGCATCTGCGCTTTGTCATCGACGAAAACGGTCGCGTGATGTCGTACAAGATCGAGCGCAGTTCGGGTCATGATGCGCTGGACGATGCCGTCGAACGCATGATCGCCAAGGCGTCGCCACTGCCGCCGATTCCGCCATCGCTTGGCAAGTCCAGGCTCGATGTCGTGGTCCCGGTACAGTTTTTCCTGAAGTAG
- a CDS encoding ExbD/TolR family protein, translating into MAISPIGNGGNDYSNDGFDGYKPISDINVTPFVDVMLVLLIIFMVAAPLMMVGVPLQLPKTTAAKVTPPKEPLVVSMDKDGKLFIRKNPVEEADLVAALQALNENEANTVIYVRGDKTLEYGRIMDLMGKVGQAGFGKISLVAEGATPPPTK; encoded by the coding sequence ATGGCGATTTCTCCGATCGGCAACGGCGGTAACGACTACAGCAACGATGGCTTCGACGGCTATAAGCCGATCTCTGACATCAATGTCACGCCGTTCGTCGACGTCATGCTGGTGCTGCTGATTATCTTCATGGTCGCCGCACCGCTGATGATGGTGGGTGTGCCGCTGCAACTGCCCAAGACGACCGCCGCCAAGGTGACTCCGCCGAAGGAGCCGCTGGTCGTCAGCATGGACAAGGACGGCAAGCTGTTTATCCGCAAGAATCCGGTGGAAGAGGCCGATCTTGTCGCCGCCCTGCAGGCGCTGAACGAGAACGAGGCGAACACCGTGATCTATGTGCGCGGTGACAAGACGCTTGAATACGGCCGCATCATGGATCTGATGGGCAAGGTCGGACAGGCCGGCTTCGGCAAGATTTCTCTCGTCGCCGAAGGCGCCACGCCGCCGCCTACGAAGTAA
- a CDS encoding MotA/TolQ/ExbB proton channel family protein, producing the protein MNHELSFMALIINADPIVQAVMAILVLSSVACWAITVEKLVRFGSLRRAARNFEAAVKADALLSNPKAGEGIQTAILNAAARERKDGIDAGESRYEFRVRLEMVMRQAMAQQLRQVEPGLPFLATVGSAAPFIGLFGTVWGIMNSFSAIAGSNDTSLAVVAPGIAEALFATALGLVAAIPAVVLYNKFSTDLGRLAQRFNVAINEAARQFSRSSTVHPRSMAEAGQ; encoded by the coding sequence ATGAACCATGAACTTTCCTTCATGGCGCTGATCATCAACGCCGACCCGATCGTGCAAGCGGTGATGGCGATCCTGGTCCTGTCGTCTGTAGCCTGCTGGGCGATCACGGTGGAAAAGCTGGTGCGGTTCGGCTCGCTGCGTCGTGCGGCCCGCAATTTCGAAGCCGCTGTGAAAGCCGATGCGCTGCTGAGCAATCCGAAAGCCGGCGAGGGCATCCAGACGGCGATCCTGAATGCCGCTGCGCGCGAGCGCAAGGACGGCATTGATGCCGGCGAGAGCCGCTATGAATTCCGCGTCCGTCTCGAAATGGTGATGCGTCAGGCGATGGCGCAGCAATTGCGCCAGGTCGAGCCCGGCCTGCCGTTCCTCGCCACCGTGGGCTCTGCCGCGCCGTTCATCGGCCTGTTCGGCACCGTCTGGGGCATCATGAACAGCTTCTCGGCTATTGCCGGTTCGAACGATACCAGCCTCGCGGTTGTGGCGCCCGGCATTGCCGAGGCGTTGTTCGCCACCGCGCTCGGCCTCGTCGCCGCGATTCCCGCCGTCGTGCTTTACAACAAGTTCAGCACCGATCTCGGCCGTCTGGCGCAGCGTTTCAACGTCGCCATCAATGAGGCCGCCCGGCAGTTCTCGCGCAGCAGCACGGTGCATCCCCGTTCGATGGCCGAGGCAGGTCAGTAA